A window of the Elgaria multicarinata webbii isolate HBS135686 ecotype San Diego chromosome 22, rElgMul1.1.pri, whole genome shotgun sequence genome harbors these coding sequences:
- the LOC134412801 gene encoding septin-5-like produces the protein MVGEEASVPSAAEAEGSLAAPEEAQPRAGELPFAGAQGEAEERSLPWQNEEAAGIPRKHSIKHLLKEDSDEAELVQFLNDYPAEETFRRVDPDRTRKEEGPSREEPEMFASAALRTTPHEAGEEKDLKAFHRPRPLDLKGQQQQQHMAAPAPSSPSRPRSPWGRLDPYDSDEDDKEYVGFATLPNQVHRKSVKKGFDFTLMVAGESGLGKSTLVNSLFLTDLYKDRRFLNAEERILQTVEITKHVVDIEEKGVKLRLTIVDTPGFGDAVNNTECWKTVADYIDQQFEQYFRDESGLNRKNIQDNRVHCCLYFISPFGHGLRPLDVEFMKALHQRVNIVPVLAKADTLMPSEVDRMKNKIRDEIDQFGIRIYQFPDCDSDEDEDFKQQDQALKESIPFAVIGSNTVVEAKGRRIRGRLYPWGVVEVENPVHCDFVKLRTMLVRTHMQDLKDVTRETHYENYRAHCIQSMTRMVVKERNRNKLTRESGTDFPLPAVPPVPDAETEKLIREKDEELRRMQQMLEKIQQQMEDTH, from the exons ATGGTGGGCGAGGAAGCAAGCGTGCCCTCG gcagcagaggcgGAAGGCTCCTTGGCAGCCCCAGAAGAGGCCCAGCCCCGTGCGGGAGAGTTGCCCTTTGCTGGCGCCCAGGGAGAGGCTGAGGAGCGGAGCCTCCCCTGGCAGAATGAAGAGGCCGCCGGGATCCCCAGGAAGCACTCA ATCAAGCATCTCCTGAAGGAAGACTCGGACGAGGCTGAGCTGGTGCAGTTCCTCAACGACTACCCCGCCGAGGAGACCTTCCGCCGCGTGGATCCGGACAGGACCCGGAAGGAGGAAGGCCCCAGCCGCGAGGAGCCCGAGATGTTTGCCAGCGCGGCGCTCCGGACCACGCCTCACGAGGCCGGCGAGGAGAAGGACCTGAAGGCCTTCCACCGCCCCCGGCCTCTCGACCtgaaggggcagcagcagcagcagcacatggcAGCCCCGGCCCCCTCCAGTCCATCCCGGCCCAGGAGCCCGTGGGGCCGGCTGGACCCCTACGATTCGGACGAG GATGATAAAGAGTATGTTGGGTTTGCGACGCTCCCGAATCAGGTCCACCGGAAGTCGGTGAAGAAAGGATTTGACTTCACCCTCATGGTTGCAG GAGAGTCTGGCCTGGGGAAATCTACCTTGGTGAACAGCCTCTTCCTTACGGATCTGTACAAGGACCGCAGATTCTTAAATGCAGAAG AACGGATCCTCCAGACGGTGGAGATCACCAAGCACGTGGTGGACATTGAGGAGAAAGGGGTGAAGCTGCGCTTGACCATTGTGGACACGCCTGGCTTTGGGGATGCGGTCAACAACACCGAATG CTGGAAAACTGTAGCTGACTACATCGACCAGCAGTTCGAGCAGTACTTCCGGGACGAGAGCGGCCTCAACCGGAAGAACATCCAAGACAACCGGGTCCATTGCTGCCTCTACTTCATCTCGCCCTTCGGACACGG GCTGCGGCCTCTGGACGTGGAGTTCATGAAAGCGCTCCACCAGCGTGTGAACATCGTCCCTGTCTTGGCCAAAGCAGACACCCTGATGCCCTCAGAGGTGGATCGGATGAagaacaag ATCCGTGACGAAATCGACCAGTTTGGCATCCGCATCTACCAGTTCCCCGACTGCGATTCCGATGAGGATGAGGACTTCAAGCAGCAGGATCAAGCCCTCAAG GAGAGCATCCCTTTCGCTGTCATCGGCAGCAACACTGTCGTGGAGGCCAAAGGACGACGGATCCGTGGCAGGCTGTACCCGTGGGGCGTCGTGGAAG TGGAGAACCCCGTGCACTGTGACTTCGTCAAACTGCGCACCATGCTGGTGAGGACCCACATGCAAGACCTGAAGGACGTGACGCGGGAGACGCACTACGAAAACTACCGGGCGCACTGCATCCAGAGCATGACCCGCATGGTGGTGAAGGAGCGGAATCGCAA caaactCACCAGAGAAAGCGGGACGGATTTCCCCCTCCCGGCCGTTCCCCCCGTGCCGGATGCGGAGACGGAGAAACTGATTCGGGAGAAAGACGAGGAG